The Scophthalmus maximus strain ysfricsl-2021 chromosome 7, ASM2237912v1, whole genome shotgun sequence genome includes a window with the following:
- the LOC118315194 gene encoding ELKS/Rab6-interacting/CAST family member 1-like isoform X1, whose translation MYSSARSVGRGDANHSGGRDGGGTGSQGSGRSPRLPRSPRMGHRRTNSTGGSGGGPGGAGGKTLSMENIQSLNAAYATSGPMYLSDNEVAMAGDHLPKSGGTVTTMGRQRVTYGSRGSNSGVVAASTPNISTSVPANALLPAGMMAGDALAFGDHHMASTVPHSLRQARDNTILDLQAQLKEVLRENEMLRRDVEVKESKLSSSMNSIKTFWSPELKKERALRKDEVSKITVWKEQYRVIQDEAQHLQMTVQALQDEMRIQRDLNQLLQQDPASQCRDLALTSEPTEENYRRLQAEHERQAKELFLLRKTLEEMELRIDTQKQTLGARDESIKKLLEMLQSKGPSAKASEEDQERTRRLADAEMHRHHLESLLDQRDREINALREELHRRYEGTPESTKTKALQTVIDMKDAKINSMERGLRDMEEELLMLKSNGLLSCEERQEEMKQMEVYRSHTKFMKNKMEQVKQDLSRKDTELLGLQTKLETLTNQFSDSKQHIEVLKESLTAKEQRAAILQTEVDALRLRLEEKEATLNKKSKQIQEMSEEKGTLNGEIHDLKDMLEVKERKVNVLQKKIENLQEQLRDKEKQMSSLKERVKSLQTDTSNTDTALTTLEESLAEKERIIERLKEQRDRDDREKTEELDCNKKELKELKERLSLLQGDLSDRETSLLDLKEHASSLASSGLKKDSKLKSLEITLEQKKEECLKLENHVKRAQNAALEAQANTELAERIKNLEQEVARHREDSGKAQAEVDRLLEILREMENEKNDKDKKISELESLASRQMKDQTKKVASLKHKEQVEKSRNARLVDEARKREDNMSETSQHVKDSLRQKTERIEELEEALRESVQITAEREMVLAQEEAARSLQERQMEELLGAMEKVKQELESMRAKLASTQQSLCEKEAHLTTLRAERRKHLEEVLEMKQEALLAAISEKDANIALLELSSSKKKKTQDEVALLKREKDRLVQQLKQQTQNRMKLMADNYEDDHLKTAPDQANHKPSPDQQMIPPLLALSQNRSKLKLYIAHLTDLCHDRDPSILSQLTPPSHYHHSDPEDWEEELQKMSVEQLERELEVCEKESGELQEYANSVLQQIADYCPDILEQVVNALEESC comes from the exons TTCCTAAAAGTGGTGGGACGGTGACGACCATGGGCAGACAAAGGGTGACATATGGGTCAAGGGGCAGCAACAGTGGAGTGGTGGCCGCAAGCACTCCCAACATCTCCACCTCGGTGCCTGCCAATGCTCTGTTGCCAGCAGGCATGATGGCGGGTGATGCTCTAGCTTTTGGGGACCACCACATGGCCTCCACTGTGCCCCATTCTCTGAGGCAGGCCAGAGACAACACTATTCTGGACCTGCAGGCCCAACTGAAAGAG GTTCTGCGTGAGAATGAGATGCTGCGGCGGGACGTGGAAGTCAAGGAGAGCAAGCTCAGTTCCTCCATGAACTCTATCAAGACCTTTTGGAGCCCCGAGTTAAAGAAGGAGCGAGCTCTCCGGAAAGATGAGGTTTCTAAGATCACTGTCTGGAAGGAACAATACCGTGTGATTCAAGATGAAGCACAG CATCTCCAGATGACCGTCCAGGCTCTTCAGGATGAGATGAGGATCCAAAGAGACCTGAACCAGCTGCTTCAGCAAGATCCGGCCAGCCAATGCCGGGACCTGGCCCTGACATCTGAACCTACAGAGGAGAATTACCGGCGGCTACAGGCCGAGCACGAGAGGCAGGCCAAAGAGCTCTTCCTCCTGAGAAAGAccctggaggagatggagctgaGGATTGACACGCAGAAGCAAACCCTGGGAGCCAGAGACGAGTCCATCAAGAAACTTCTGGAGATGCTGCAGAGCAAAG GGCCATCTGCCAAGGCATcagaggaggaccaggagcGGACCAGGAGACTCGCTGATGCAGAGATGCACAGGCATCACCTTGAGAGTTTGCTggaccagagagacagagagattaaTGCACTAAGAGAG GAGCTGCATCGTCGGTATGAGGGAACCCCCGAGTCCACCAAAACTAAGGCTCTACAGACTGTCATCGACATGAAG GATGCAAAAATCAACTCAATGGAGCGGGGCCTGagggacatggaggaggagctgctaATGCTGAAATCCAACGGACTTCTGAGCTGTGAGGAGCGTcaggaggagatgaagcagATGGAAGTTTACCGCAGCCACACCAAGTTCATGAAGAACAAG aTGGAGCAGGTGAAGCAGGACCTCTCCAGGAAGGACACTGAGCTGCTCGGTTTGCAGACCAAACTGGAGACACTCACCAACCAGTTCTCAGATAGCAAGCAGCACATTGAAGTCCTCAAGGAGTCTCTCACAGCTAAGGAGCAGAGAGCTGCTATTTTACAGACAGAG GTTGATGCCTTGCGTCTGCGcttggaagaaaaagaggcaaCGCTGAATAAGAAGAGCAAGCAGATACAAGAAATGTCAGAGGAGAAAGGCACGCTCAACGGGGAAATCCACGACCTCAAAGACATGCTGGAGGTTAAGGAGCGCAAAGTTAATGTGCTACAGAAGAAG attGAGAACCTGCAGGAGCAACTGAGGGACAAGGAGAAGCAGATGAGCAGCCTGAAGGAGAGAGTGAAGTCTTTGCAGACAGACACTTCTAACACTGACACTGCTCTCACCACGCTGGAGGAGTCTCTTGCAGAAAAG GAACGCATCATTGAGCGTCTAAAGGAGCAGCGAGACAGAGACGACcgggagaagacagaggagctTGACTGTAACAAGAAGGAACTGAAGGAGTTGAAGGAGAGACTGAGCTTACTGCAGGGAGACCTCTCCGACAGAGAG acctCACTGTTGGACCTGAAGGAGCACGCATCATCGCTGGCGTCCTCTGGGCTGAAGAAGGACTCGAAACTCAAGAGTCTGGAGATCACGTTGgagcagaagaaggaggagTGCCTAAAACTGGAGAACCATGTTAAGAGA GCTCAAAACGCAGCCCTGGAGGCTCAGGCTAACACCGAGCTAGCCGAGCGTATTAAGAACCTTGAGCAGGAAGTGGCCCGCCACAGAGAGGACTCTGGGAAGGCCCAGGCTGAGGTGGACCGCTTGCTAGAGATCCTTCGGGAAATGGAGAACGAGAAGAACGACAAAGATAAAAAGATCAGTGAGCTAGAGAG TTTGGCCTCCAG GCAGATGAAGGACCAGACGAAGAAGGTGGCGTCTCTGAAGCACAAGGAGCAGGTGGAGAAAAGCAGGAATGCTCGACTTGTGGATGAAGCTCGAAAAAGGGAGGACAACATGTCTGAGACCTCCCAGCACGTGAAG GACTCTCTGCGTCAGAAGACAGAGCGTAtagaggagctggaagaggcCCTGAGAGAGAGTGTTCAGATTACTGCTGAGCGAGAGATGGTGCTCGCACAGGAGGAGGCTGCCAGGTCACTGCAGGAGAGACAG atggaggagctgctgggggCCATGGAGAAGGTGAAACAGGAGCTGGAGTCCATGAGAGCCAAGCTGGCCTCCACCCAGCAGTCTCTGTGTGAGAAAGAGGCACACCTCACGACCCTGCGGGCTGAGCGCAGGAAGCAcctggaggaggtgctggagaTGAA GCAGGAGGCACTGTTGGCTGCCATCAGCGAGAAGGATGCTAACATCGCTCTTCTGGAGTTGTCCTCCtctaagaagaagaaaacccagGATGAGGTGGCTCTGCTGAAGCGGGAGAAGGACCGACTGGTGCAACAGCTCAAGCAGCAG ACTCAGAACAGGATGAAGCTGATGGCAGACAACTATGAAGATGACCATCTGAAGACTGCCCCTGACCAGGCAAATCACAAACCCTCTCCAGATCAG CAGATGATACCCCCTCTTCTAGCCCTGTCCCAGAACCGCAGTAAGCTCAAGCTCTACATCGCCCACCTGACCGACCTCTGCCACGACCGGGACCCCAGCATTCTCAGCCAGCTCACGCCGCCCTCTCACTACCACCACAGCGACCCCGAAGACTGGGAGGAGGAGCTCCAGAAGATGAGTGTCGAACAG TTGGAGCGGGAGCTGGAGGTATGTGAGAAGGAGAGCGGAGAGCTGCAGGAGTACGCCAACTCTGTTCTCCAGCAGATTGCAGACTACTGCCCTGATATCCTGGAGCAGGTTGTCAATGCTCTGGAGGAGTCATGCTGA
- the LOC118315194 gene encoding ELKS/Rab6-interacting/CAST family member 1-like isoform X2 yields the protein MYSSARSVGRGDANHSGGRDGGGTGSQGSGRSPRLPRSPRMGHRRTNSTGGSGGGPGGAGGKTLSMENIQSLNAAYATSGPMYLSDNEVAMAGDHLPKSGGTVTTMGRQRVTYGSRGSNSGVVAASTPNISTSVPANALLPAGMMAGDALAFGDHHMASTVPHSLRQARDNTILDLQAQLKEVLRENEMLRRDVEVKESKLSSSMNSIKTFWSPELKKERALRKDEVSKITVWKEQYRVIQDEAQHLQMTVQALQDEMRIQRDLNQLLQQDPASQCRDLALTSEPTEENYRRLQAEHERQAKELFLLRKTLEEMELRIDTQKQTLGARDESIKKLLEMLQSKGPSAKASEEDQERTRRLADAEMHRHHLESLLDQRDREINALREELHRRYEGTPESTKTKALQTVIDMKDAKINSMERGLRDMEEELLMLKSNGLLSCEERQEEMKQMEVYRSHTKFMKNKMEQVKQDLSRKDTELLGLQTKLETLTNQFSDSKQHIEVLKESLTAKEQRAAILQTEVDALRLRLEEKEATLNKKSKQIQEMSEEKGTLNGEIHDLKDMLEVKERKVNVLQKKIENLQEQLRDKEKQMSSLKERVKSLQTDTSNTDTALTTLEESLAEKERIIERLKEQRDRDDREKTEELDCNKKELKELKERLSLLQGDLSDRETSLLDLKEHASSLASSGLKKDSKLKSLEITLEQKKEECLKLENHVKRAQNAALEAQANTELAERIKNLEQEVARHREDSGKAQAEVDRLLEILREMENEKNDKDKKISELESLASRQMKDQTKKVASLKHKEQVEKSRNARLVDEARKREDNMSETSQHVKDSLRQKTERIEELEEALRESVQITAEREMVLAQEEAARSLQERQMEELLGAMEKVKQELESMRAKLASTQQSLCEKEAHLTTLRAERRKHLEEVLEMKQEALLAAISEKDANIALLELSSSKKKKTQDEVALLKREKDRLVQQLKQQTQNRMKLMADNYEDDHLKTAPDQANHKPSPDQMIPPLLALSQNRSKLKLYIAHLTDLCHDRDPSILSQLTPPSHYHHSDPEDWEEELQKMSVEQLERELEVCEKESGELQEYANSVLQQIADYCPDILEQVVNALEESC from the exons TTCCTAAAAGTGGTGGGACGGTGACGACCATGGGCAGACAAAGGGTGACATATGGGTCAAGGGGCAGCAACAGTGGAGTGGTGGCCGCAAGCACTCCCAACATCTCCACCTCGGTGCCTGCCAATGCTCTGTTGCCAGCAGGCATGATGGCGGGTGATGCTCTAGCTTTTGGGGACCACCACATGGCCTCCACTGTGCCCCATTCTCTGAGGCAGGCCAGAGACAACACTATTCTGGACCTGCAGGCCCAACTGAAAGAG GTTCTGCGTGAGAATGAGATGCTGCGGCGGGACGTGGAAGTCAAGGAGAGCAAGCTCAGTTCCTCCATGAACTCTATCAAGACCTTTTGGAGCCCCGAGTTAAAGAAGGAGCGAGCTCTCCGGAAAGATGAGGTTTCTAAGATCACTGTCTGGAAGGAACAATACCGTGTGATTCAAGATGAAGCACAG CATCTCCAGATGACCGTCCAGGCTCTTCAGGATGAGATGAGGATCCAAAGAGACCTGAACCAGCTGCTTCAGCAAGATCCGGCCAGCCAATGCCGGGACCTGGCCCTGACATCTGAACCTACAGAGGAGAATTACCGGCGGCTACAGGCCGAGCACGAGAGGCAGGCCAAAGAGCTCTTCCTCCTGAGAAAGAccctggaggagatggagctgaGGATTGACACGCAGAAGCAAACCCTGGGAGCCAGAGACGAGTCCATCAAGAAACTTCTGGAGATGCTGCAGAGCAAAG GGCCATCTGCCAAGGCATcagaggaggaccaggagcGGACCAGGAGACTCGCTGATGCAGAGATGCACAGGCATCACCTTGAGAGTTTGCTggaccagagagacagagagattaaTGCACTAAGAGAG GAGCTGCATCGTCGGTATGAGGGAACCCCCGAGTCCACCAAAACTAAGGCTCTACAGACTGTCATCGACATGAAG GATGCAAAAATCAACTCAATGGAGCGGGGCCTGagggacatggaggaggagctgctaATGCTGAAATCCAACGGACTTCTGAGCTGTGAGGAGCGTcaggaggagatgaagcagATGGAAGTTTACCGCAGCCACACCAAGTTCATGAAGAACAAG aTGGAGCAGGTGAAGCAGGACCTCTCCAGGAAGGACACTGAGCTGCTCGGTTTGCAGACCAAACTGGAGACACTCACCAACCAGTTCTCAGATAGCAAGCAGCACATTGAAGTCCTCAAGGAGTCTCTCACAGCTAAGGAGCAGAGAGCTGCTATTTTACAGACAGAG GTTGATGCCTTGCGTCTGCGcttggaagaaaaagaggcaaCGCTGAATAAGAAGAGCAAGCAGATACAAGAAATGTCAGAGGAGAAAGGCACGCTCAACGGGGAAATCCACGACCTCAAAGACATGCTGGAGGTTAAGGAGCGCAAAGTTAATGTGCTACAGAAGAAG attGAGAACCTGCAGGAGCAACTGAGGGACAAGGAGAAGCAGATGAGCAGCCTGAAGGAGAGAGTGAAGTCTTTGCAGACAGACACTTCTAACACTGACACTGCTCTCACCACGCTGGAGGAGTCTCTTGCAGAAAAG GAACGCATCATTGAGCGTCTAAAGGAGCAGCGAGACAGAGACGACcgggagaagacagaggagctTGACTGTAACAAGAAGGAACTGAAGGAGTTGAAGGAGAGACTGAGCTTACTGCAGGGAGACCTCTCCGACAGAGAG acctCACTGTTGGACCTGAAGGAGCACGCATCATCGCTGGCGTCCTCTGGGCTGAAGAAGGACTCGAAACTCAAGAGTCTGGAGATCACGTTGgagcagaagaaggaggagTGCCTAAAACTGGAGAACCATGTTAAGAGA GCTCAAAACGCAGCCCTGGAGGCTCAGGCTAACACCGAGCTAGCCGAGCGTATTAAGAACCTTGAGCAGGAAGTGGCCCGCCACAGAGAGGACTCTGGGAAGGCCCAGGCTGAGGTGGACCGCTTGCTAGAGATCCTTCGGGAAATGGAGAACGAGAAGAACGACAAAGATAAAAAGATCAGTGAGCTAGAGAG TTTGGCCTCCAG GCAGATGAAGGACCAGACGAAGAAGGTGGCGTCTCTGAAGCACAAGGAGCAGGTGGAGAAAAGCAGGAATGCTCGACTTGTGGATGAAGCTCGAAAAAGGGAGGACAACATGTCTGAGACCTCCCAGCACGTGAAG GACTCTCTGCGTCAGAAGACAGAGCGTAtagaggagctggaagaggcCCTGAGAGAGAGTGTTCAGATTACTGCTGAGCGAGAGATGGTGCTCGCACAGGAGGAGGCTGCCAGGTCACTGCAGGAGAGACAG atggaggagctgctgggggCCATGGAGAAGGTGAAACAGGAGCTGGAGTCCATGAGAGCCAAGCTGGCCTCCACCCAGCAGTCTCTGTGTGAGAAAGAGGCACACCTCACGACCCTGCGGGCTGAGCGCAGGAAGCAcctggaggaggtgctggagaTGAA GCAGGAGGCACTGTTGGCTGCCATCAGCGAGAAGGATGCTAACATCGCTCTTCTGGAGTTGTCCTCCtctaagaagaagaaaacccagGATGAGGTGGCTCTGCTGAAGCGGGAGAAGGACCGACTGGTGCAACAGCTCAAGCAGCAG ACTCAGAACAGGATGAAGCTGATGGCAGACAACTATGAAGATGACCATCTGAAGACTGCCCCTGACCAGGCAAATCACAAACCCTCTCCAGATCAG ATGATACCCCCTCTTCTAGCCCTGTCCCAGAACCGCAGTAAGCTCAAGCTCTACATCGCCCACCTGACCGACCTCTGCCACGACCGGGACCCCAGCATTCTCAGCCAGCTCACGCCGCCCTCTCACTACCACCACAGCGACCCCGAAGACTGGGAGGAGGAGCTCCAGAAGATGAGTGTCGAACAG TTGGAGCGGGAGCTGGAGGTATGTGAGAAGGAGAGCGGAGAGCTGCAGGAGTACGCCAACTCTGTTCTCCAGCAGATTGCAGACTACTGCCCTGATATCCTGGAGCAGGTTGTCAATGCTCTGGAGGAGTCATGCTGA
- the LOC118315194 gene encoding ELKS/Rab6-interacting/CAST family member 1-like isoform X4, protein MYSSARSVGRGDANHSGGRDGGGTGSQGSGRSPRLPRSPRMGHRRTNSTGGSGGGPGGAGGKTLSMENIQSLNAAYATSGPMYLSDNEVAMAGDHLPKSGGTVTTMGRQRVTYGSRGSNSGVVAASTPNISTSVPANALLPAGMMAGDALAFGDHHMASTVPHSLRQARDNTILDLQAQLKEVLRENEMLRRDVEVKESKLSSSMNSIKTFWSPELKKERALRKDEVSKITVWKEQYRVIQDEAQHLQMTVQALQDEMRIQRDLNQLLQQDPASQCRDLALTSEPTEENYRRLQAEHERQAKELFLLRKTLEEMELRIDTQKQTLGARDESIKKLLEMLQSKGPSAKASEEDQERTRRLADAEMHRHHLESLLDQRDREINALREELHRRYEGTPESTKTKALQTVIDMKDAKINSMERGLRDMEEELLMLKSNGLLSCEERQEEMKQMEVYRSHTKFMKNKMEQVKQDLSRKDTELLGLQTKLETLTNQFSDSKQHIEVLKESLTAKEQRAAILQTEVDALRLRLEEKEATLNKKSKQIQEMSEEKGTLNGEIHDLKDMLEVKERKVNVLQKKIENLQEQLRDKEKQMSSLKERVKSLQTDTSNTDTALTTLEESLAEKERIIERLKEQRDRDDREKTEELDCNKKELKELKERLSLLQGDLSDRETSLLDLKEHASSLASSGLKKDSKLKSLEITLEQKKEECLKLENHVKRAQNAALEAQANTELAERIKNLEQEVARHREDSGKAQAEVDRLLEILREMENEKNDKDKKISELERQMKDQTKKVASLKHKEQVEKSRNARLVDEARKREDNMSETSQHVKDSLRQKTERIEELEEALRESVQITAEREMVLAQEEAARSLQERQMEELLGAMEKVKQELESMRAKLASTQQSLCEKEAHLTTLRAERRKHLEEVLEMKQEALLAAISEKDANIALLELSSSKKKKTQDEVALLKREKDRLVQQLKQQTQNRMKLMADNYEDDHLKTAPDQANHKPSPDQMIPPLLALSQNRSKLKLYIAHLTDLCHDRDPSILSQLTPPSHYHHSDPEDWEEELQKMSVEQLERELEVCEKESGELQEYANSVLQQIADYCPDILEQVVNALEESC, encoded by the exons TTCCTAAAAGTGGTGGGACGGTGACGACCATGGGCAGACAAAGGGTGACATATGGGTCAAGGGGCAGCAACAGTGGAGTGGTGGCCGCAAGCACTCCCAACATCTCCACCTCGGTGCCTGCCAATGCTCTGTTGCCAGCAGGCATGATGGCGGGTGATGCTCTAGCTTTTGGGGACCACCACATGGCCTCCACTGTGCCCCATTCTCTGAGGCAGGCCAGAGACAACACTATTCTGGACCTGCAGGCCCAACTGAAAGAG GTTCTGCGTGAGAATGAGATGCTGCGGCGGGACGTGGAAGTCAAGGAGAGCAAGCTCAGTTCCTCCATGAACTCTATCAAGACCTTTTGGAGCCCCGAGTTAAAGAAGGAGCGAGCTCTCCGGAAAGATGAGGTTTCTAAGATCACTGTCTGGAAGGAACAATACCGTGTGATTCAAGATGAAGCACAG CATCTCCAGATGACCGTCCAGGCTCTTCAGGATGAGATGAGGATCCAAAGAGACCTGAACCAGCTGCTTCAGCAAGATCCGGCCAGCCAATGCCGGGACCTGGCCCTGACATCTGAACCTACAGAGGAGAATTACCGGCGGCTACAGGCCGAGCACGAGAGGCAGGCCAAAGAGCTCTTCCTCCTGAGAAAGAccctggaggagatggagctgaGGATTGACACGCAGAAGCAAACCCTGGGAGCCAGAGACGAGTCCATCAAGAAACTTCTGGAGATGCTGCAGAGCAAAG GGCCATCTGCCAAGGCATcagaggaggaccaggagcGGACCAGGAGACTCGCTGATGCAGAGATGCACAGGCATCACCTTGAGAGTTTGCTggaccagagagacagagagattaaTGCACTAAGAGAG GAGCTGCATCGTCGGTATGAGGGAACCCCCGAGTCCACCAAAACTAAGGCTCTACAGACTGTCATCGACATGAAG GATGCAAAAATCAACTCAATGGAGCGGGGCCTGagggacatggaggaggagctgctaATGCTGAAATCCAACGGACTTCTGAGCTGTGAGGAGCGTcaggaggagatgaagcagATGGAAGTTTACCGCAGCCACACCAAGTTCATGAAGAACAAG aTGGAGCAGGTGAAGCAGGACCTCTCCAGGAAGGACACTGAGCTGCTCGGTTTGCAGACCAAACTGGAGACACTCACCAACCAGTTCTCAGATAGCAAGCAGCACATTGAAGTCCTCAAGGAGTCTCTCACAGCTAAGGAGCAGAGAGCTGCTATTTTACAGACAGAG GTTGATGCCTTGCGTCTGCGcttggaagaaaaagaggcaaCGCTGAATAAGAAGAGCAAGCAGATACAAGAAATGTCAGAGGAGAAAGGCACGCTCAACGGGGAAATCCACGACCTCAAAGACATGCTGGAGGTTAAGGAGCGCAAAGTTAATGTGCTACAGAAGAAG attGAGAACCTGCAGGAGCAACTGAGGGACAAGGAGAAGCAGATGAGCAGCCTGAAGGAGAGAGTGAAGTCTTTGCAGACAGACACTTCTAACACTGACACTGCTCTCACCACGCTGGAGGAGTCTCTTGCAGAAAAG GAACGCATCATTGAGCGTCTAAAGGAGCAGCGAGACAGAGACGACcgggagaagacagaggagctTGACTGTAACAAGAAGGAACTGAAGGAGTTGAAGGAGAGACTGAGCTTACTGCAGGGAGACCTCTCCGACAGAGAG acctCACTGTTGGACCTGAAGGAGCACGCATCATCGCTGGCGTCCTCTGGGCTGAAGAAGGACTCGAAACTCAAGAGTCTGGAGATCACGTTGgagcagaagaaggaggagTGCCTAAAACTGGAGAACCATGTTAAGAGA GCTCAAAACGCAGCCCTGGAGGCTCAGGCTAACACCGAGCTAGCCGAGCGTATTAAGAACCTTGAGCAGGAAGTGGCCCGCCACAGAGAGGACTCTGGGAAGGCCCAGGCTGAGGTGGACCGCTTGCTAGAGATCCTTCGGGAAATGGAGAACGAGAAGAACGACAAAGATAAAAAGATCAGTGAGCTAGAGAG GCAGATGAAGGACCAGACGAAGAAGGTGGCGTCTCTGAAGCACAAGGAGCAGGTGGAGAAAAGCAGGAATGCTCGACTTGTGGATGAAGCTCGAAAAAGGGAGGACAACATGTCTGAGACCTCCCAGCACGTGAAG GACTCTCTGCGTCAGAAGACAGAGCGTAtagaggagctggaagaggcCCTGAGAGAGAGTGTTCAGATTACTGCTGAGCGAGAGATGGTGCTCGCACAGGAGGAGGCTGCCAGGTCACTGCAGGAGAGACAG atggaggagctgctgggggCCATGGAGAAGGTGAAACAGGAGCTGGAGTCCATGAGAGCCAAGCTGGCCTCCACCCAGCAGTCTCTGTGTGAGAAAGAGGCACACCTCACGACCCTGCGGGCTGAGCGCAGGAAGCAcctggaggaggtgctggagaTGAA GCAGGAGGCACTGTTGGCTGCCATCAGCGAGAAGGATGCTAACATCGCTCTTCTGGAGTTGTCCTCCtctaagaagaagaaaacccagGATGAGGTGGCTCTGCTGAAGCGGGAGAAGGACCGACTGGTGCAACAGCTCAAGCAGCAG ACTCAGAACAGGATGAAGCTGATGGCAGACAACTATGAAGATGACCATCTGAAGACTGCCCCTGACCAGGCAAATCACAAACCCTCTCCAGATCAG ATGATACCCCCTCTTCTAGCCCTGTCCCAGAACCGCAGTAAGCTCAAGCTCTACATCGCCCACCTGACCGACCTCTGCCACGACCGGGACCCCAGCATTCTCAGCCAGCTCACGCCGCCCTCTCACTACCACCACAGCGACCCCGAAGACTGGGAGGAGGAGCTCCAGAAGATGAGTGTCGAACAG TTGGAGCGGGAGCTGGAGGTATGTGAGAAGGAGAGCGGAGAGCTGCAGGAGTACGCCAACTCTGTTCTCCAGCAGATTGCAGACTACTGCCCTGATATCCTGGAGCAGGTTGTCAATGCTCTGGAGGAGTCATGCTGA